The following are encoded together in the Pyxidicoccus xibeiensis genome:
- a CDS encoding alpha/beta fold hydrolase: MPMLSVNGTELYYEDTGGSGQPVVFSHGLLWSTRLYDPQVEALRGRYRCIAYDHRGQGRSAVPPVKSIDMETLYLDAVALIEKLGVGPCHFVGLSMGGFIGMRLAARRPDLLRSLVLLETSSGPEPLANVPRYTLLNLIARMAGMRPVADPVMRIMFGKSFLTDPNRAEERSLWKARLMENRRDIWRAVNGVIQRQAIAHELPSIRVPTLVVVSEEDVATVPAKAERIQQLIPGSRLVRLPRGGHSVTVEEPALVNATLGTFLDAQASRPTSQAV; encoded by the coding sequence ATGCCGATGCTGTCCGTGAATGGAACGGAGCTGTACTACGAGGACACGGGAGGCTCCGGGCAGCCTGTCGTCTTCAGCCATGGCCTGCTGTGGAGCACCCGGCTGTATGACCCGCAGGTGGAGGCGCTGCGGGGCCGCTACCGCTGCATCGCCTATGACCACCGGGGCCAGGGCCGCAGCGCGGTGCCGCCGGTGAAGTCCATCGACATGGAGACGCTGTACCTGGACGCGGTGGCGCTGATTGAGAAGCTCGGCGTGGGGCCGTGCCACTTCGTGGGCCTGTCCATGGGAGGCTTCATCGGCATGCGCCTGGCCGCGCGCCGGCCGGACCTGCTGCGCTCGCTGGTGCTGCTGGAGACGTCCTCGGGCCCCGAGCCGCTGGCCAACGTGCCGCGCTACACGCTGCTCAACCTCATTGCCCGGATGGCTGGCATGCGCCCGGTGGCGGACCCGGTGATGCGCATCATGTTCGGCAAGAGCTTCCTCACCGACCCGAACCGCGCCGAGGAGCGCTCGCTCTGGAAGGCCCGCCTGATGGAGAACCGCCGCGACATCTGGCGCGCCGTCAACGGCGTCATCCAGCGCCAGGCCATCGCGCACGAGCTGCCCAGCATCCGCGTGCCCACGCTCGTCGTGGTGAGCGAGGAGGACGTGGCCACTGTCCCCGCCAAGGCCGAGCGCATCCAGCAGCTCATCCCCGGCTCGCGCCTGGTGCGGCTGCCGCGCGGAGGCCACTCCGTCACCGTCGAGGAGCCCGCCCTCGTCAACGCCACCCTGGGCACCTTCCTCGACGCGCAGGCCAGCCGGCCGACATCTCAGGCCGTGTAG
- a CDS encoding AAA family ATPase, which produces MLKLQWLQVHQFRSVRPGTRLTFSPSFNVLLGQNGTGKTTLLDLVAAVASSDFTPLQREPFDLEYDLAADTGRITVRVRNPPEAPDGSGLSMDIVVAPRDMAWPLVIRREGQQVTVSRQDDTSDVVHERIAPEVGGRLWLVLMSGGIAWVEKTGEGTAAVEPLLAMAREVSAQAGLGRFDEGLAHFERLYQVDLRLSRRAEGVLATGTGLASEDLLDGLRKVAAAQWGSPHFVLPSECVPFLHDATRLLGFASAEALLFPLETQPQGRYETLALGNLELSFLGAGGQRVSAWHLGYGQKRLVAFLHYLAHARAVVIADELAHALHPRQLRACLEQLGPRQSFLTSQSPLLVDGLTFESAEHVRSTFVLCRREDDTGLLVWEDLTPEAAEDFFTAYRAAPQRVGELLQARGLW; this is translated from the coding sequence ATGCTCAAGCTCCAGTGGCTCCAGGTCCACCAGTTCCGCTCCGTGAGACCCGGGACGCGGCTGACGTTCAGTCCGTCGTTCAACGTGCTGCTCGGCCAGAACGGCACCGGCAAGACGACGCTGCTGGACCTCGTCGCCGCCGTCGCCAGCTCCGACTTCACGCCCCTCCAGCGGGAGCCGTTCGACCTCGAGTACGACCTGGCCGCGGACACCGGCCGCATCACCGTGCGCGTGCGCAACCCCCCCGAGGCCCCCGACGGCTCCGGCCTGTCCATGGACATCGTCGTCGCCCCGCGAGACATGGCCTGGCCGCTCGTCATCCGCCGCGAGGGCCAGCAGGTGACGGTCTCCCGCCAGGACGACACCTCCGACGTCGTCCACGAGCGCATCGCCCCGGAGGTCGGCGGCCGGCTCTGGCTCGTCCTCATGTCCGGCGGCATCGCCTGGGTGGAGAAGACCGGCGAGGGCACCGCCGCCGTCGAGCCCCTGCTCGCCATGGCCCGCGAGGTCTCCGCCCAGGCCGGCCTCGGCCGCTTCGACGAGGGGCTCGCCCACTTCGAGCGGCTCTACCAGGTGGACCTGCGGCTCTCCCGCCGCGCCGAGGGCGTCCTCGCAACCGGCACCGGCCTCGCCTCGGAGGACCTGCTCGACGGGCTGCGCAAGGTCGCCGCCGCGCAGTGGGGCTCTCCCCACTTCGTGCTCCCCTCGGAGTGCGTCCCCTTCCTCCACGACGCCACCCGCCTCCTGGGCTTCGCCTCCGCCGAGGCGCTCCTGTTCCCCCTGGAGACGCAGCCCCAGGGCCGGTACGAGACGCTGGCGCTCGGCAACCTGGAGCTGAGCTTCCTCGGCGCGGGCGGGCAGCGCGTCTCCGCGTGGCACCTGGGCTACGGCCAGAAGCGCCTCGTCGCCTTCCTGCACTACCTCGCCCATGCCCGCGCGGTGGTCATCGCCGACGAGCTGGCCCACGCCCTCCACCCCCGCCAGCTCCGCGCCTGCCTCGAGCAGCTCGGCCCCCGGCAGTCCTTCCTCACCAGCCAGAGCCCCCTGCTCGTCGACGGCCTCACCTTCGAGTCGGCCGAGCACGTGCGCTCCACCTTCGTCCTCTGCCGCCGCGAGGACGACACCGGCCTGCTCGTCTGGGAGGACCTCACCCCGGAGGCCGCCGAGGACTTCTTCACCGCGTACCGCGCCGCCCCCCAGCGCGTGGGAGAGCTGCTCCAGGCCCGCGGCCTCTGGTAG
- a CDS encoding DUF6959 family protein yields MSGEQAELLAKDVNAAVVRVPGRRYPGVVVQADSLKIIIDAAESVLDCLQHSSESERLDEAREELNSMLSTLRGYRAVFERVMKERGESLPY; encoded by the coding sequence ATGAGTGGCGAGCAGGCCGAGCTTCTTGCGAAGGATGTAAATGCGGCGGTGGTTCGGGTGCCGGGCCGTCGATACCCAGGTGTTGTTGTGCAGGCAGATTCGCTCAAAATCATCATCGATGCTGCGGAGAGCGTGCTCGACTGCCTTCAGCACTCATCAGAATCTGAACGTCTTGACGAAGCTCGAGAAGAATTGAACTCCATGCTTTCCACGCTCCGTGGATATCGGGCCGTATTCGAACGAGTCATGAAGGAGCGTGGAGAGTCACTTCCTTATTGA
- a CDS encoding DUF427 domain-containing protein yields MPVAKWNGVVIAESPRCEKVEGNWYFPADSIRREYFRPSDTHSLCVWKGTASYYDVVVDGQVNKDAAWYYPEPKPAASNIAGHVAFWRGVTVEG; encoded by the coding sequence ATGCCTGTGGCGAAGTGGAACGGTGTCGTCATCGCGGAGAGCCCGCGCTGTGAGAAGGTGGAGGGCAACTGGTACTTTCCCGCGGACTCGATTCGCCGCGAGTACTTCCGCCCGAGCGACACCCACTCACTCTGCGTGTGGAAGGGCACGGCGAGCTACTACGACGTCGTCGTCGACGGGCAGGTGAACAAGGACGCGGCCTGGTACTACCCGGAGCCGAAGCCCGCCGCCTCCAACATCGCCGGCCATGTCGCCTTCTGGCGCGGGGTGACGGTGGAGGGCTGA
- a CDS encoding RHS repeat-associated core domain-containing protein, with protein sequence MAVAAGVVVVCAGLAVAWAEETSSPSTDTAALVAQSALTPHPPLGGPKDFGASGEPAPLGSLKPMHSAVDVTLRDSLGGFSLVRYYSATSSTWRPKTAAPGASWVQWMDAEPFGQSRGSLPDQPKDRALNWWHNLHSFVHLRLPECDPNDTECNDELTDYVVRDTSGVVKRFKHCVLSLPDRPTCFSYKSDEEQVRLERDFTGFTLHTPEGRYHYRDARGTDAWFLSSIEDVQQPGTCNEPYVEWCRRTRLTVSYGHPEACQGGNLDAGLPFVTEATTANGTKLRFQYVALLSRSASPSGMECVLDSVKVRSPTGQESTAVQYTYAEHAGTQVAGLLASAWWPESGERATYAYSHEGQPAWVVHKNGRLVSRKLLGLDDRQEVYLTRDEGPDRTYVVTAENNTRNPELQPICYPGRFGAPGLSNDNCKPTQSQYFDDWNAGSGGAVGGSTHLKREFVLRNVREHGPMLMTSKETCDPTQGSCLGMPAVVERQWTIGTKAAGTYGTAYVPKGAQDANGNWTAYVHELSNDVPYSLGLPPPELTAVHGGATDEVGSNALRSQYYSYEYGPAYTQQVKSTREKSLLASGSETPNERTTTYHYEPSTNRLRATINSGYTHEFVAGKWEQSWQWAFRSVGTFYLTHRTCGPGAGVPDTLGRTLEVHGPCLVTNENASDCSGQGSLPITQYEYYPLEAPGNNANRLKRKTVFTGGKSLSCEGTPGLTTEYLEYDARGHVTRSRDANGVETTFAYAGDRLVSRTTGDATHSQTTVYGYDTGEAGAQHSDYIRHPDGHYEVLCYRTGTPGLACAGGTVTDKLQWKAHSAYPDGRTWTEKVVYAYSHGALASESILDAAGQVRRKRRYEVDPLGRTTFEAWGHGTGSFAATARFDAEGNRKGQGLPYNTAPGASLPPDFCGGPGPYNRSQSLLCNEFVYDRLNRLLGMVEFPAGGDDAARMCVAYDAHGNVANVKTGCPDSPLIGDCSACTQPAVSFQHDDFGNLIWVTAPWMDDGVGGPGTSRYEYDAQGNLTRKQTPGMGAQHVEYTYDSLGRMRRALSRPADGGSELLYSFEYDGTYPQPPTGCPTPQQARTLGRVRLRSDSFGDTWFTYDALGNVTAAWRSRAQSGAAAGSTPCSESSTNDTPNSRYSYSRDGRLLSETYPHGRTVRYTYYPEGSGQPYRVQAVSVDTWEGSSVTPTTRTLIRNVRWEPFGGMRDYELVAPLAAAGSQLASVEYLPGAADTSSVVHCGAAARPSGDDGTGRLRGLWVSGVGMGTAEGGRTGDLFRRLYRWKADQLVEESTCLLQNREFGGAAGPGAPSTARYQAPDGSNGYDGRLQLRHATRPAGQAAAKGGSWGQRQYTYDRRGNRLTDLQDCWNFKSTYGTGSAVDRLHHRGWSSTACSSPGQLSCPAQGPRFGYSYTYDRDGRITGKSWHWSATDTSQVAHRLTFDASVDGEHAAVGAVYRAVSAQGSLPYEYFYDANGRRRLKRYPTGAEDEFFYDGDKLLEDRGVSTVETGTPDSHPIDEYVWLDGRPVAFIKSRFDANWQRQPDLQGDCTRNGEAAPCGVYFVVTDYLKKPVLVLDSYRRVAGTADYEPFGHVNRVTYLGDTGASYGPNSNKVLGYFNQPPTNGTTVRLRAQFHLVDTESTAFDYAYLSTDADARLGELIGGEDLGPTWSGWVQVPQNGRVHARFRSDGINCSPSGPAGCSASGFYDGAVLQGYEYQRFQSGASPVWTPLRFPGQYHDVETDLFENWNRFYDPSLGRYLGPEPMYSTASWVVSHMAAGNAQPTYAYALNGPVARVDPDGNEALAAHGLGACLVTAPCAGALALYSPFVFVAAAAGLVMNTNAPGYADDGPGWARRYNPHAHLNEKKDDEPAKPKVEPGETTPVAGGGANVDSVPEGARDSIQSFSDRRGVRVTLVGSRAKGTAGPDSDWDYVVEGNSRDRQKARSELPRGRAGGEIGPRGETGIDVFNGNKEAVDTSRPYIQFRPKNPKNR encoded by the coding sequence ATGGCGGTCGCAGCGGGTGTCGTCGTGGTCTGTGCCGGGCTGGCCGTGGCCTGGGCCGAGGAAACGTCCTCGCCTTCGACGGATACTGCGGCCCTGGTGGCCCAGTCCGCCTTGACGCCCCATCCGCCGCTCGGCGGCCCCAAGGACTTCGGAGCCTCGGGGGAGCCAGCGCCTCTGGGCAGCCTCAAGCCGATGCACTCGGCCGTGGACGTCACGCTCCGGGACAGCCTGGGAGGGTTCTCCCTGGTGCGCTACTACTCGGCCACCTCGAGCACGTGGCGGCCGAAGACGGCTGCTCCGGGAGCGTCGTGGGTGCAGTGGATGGACGCGGAGCCCTTCGGGCAGAGCCGGGGCAGCCTTCCCGACCAGCCCAAGGACCGCGCCCTCAACTGGTGGCACAACCTCCACAGCTTCGTGCACCTGCGCCTGCCCGAGTGCGACCCCAACGACACGGAGTGCAACGACGAGCTCACGGACTACGTCGTGAGGGACACCTCGGGCGTGGTCAAGCGCTTCAAGCACTGCGTGCTCAGCCTGCCGGACCGACCCACGTGCTTCTCCTACAAGTCGGATGAGGAGCAGGTCCGGCTGGAGCGCGACTTCACCGGCTTCACGCTGCACACGCCGGAGGGGCGCTATCACTACCGAGACGCCCGGGGCACGGACGCGTGGTTCCTCAGCTCCATCGAGGACGTTCAACAGCCGGGCACTTGCAACGAGCCATATGTGGAGTGGTGTCGGCGCACGCGGCTCACCGTGTCCTATGGCCATCCGGAGGCCTGTCAGGGCGGCAACCTGGATGCGGGGCTGCCATTCGTGACCGAGGCCACGACGGCCAATGGCACGAAGCTGCGGTTCCAGTACGTGGCGCTGCTCTCGCGCTCCGCGAGTCCATCCGGGATGGAGTGCGTCCTCGACTCCGTGAAGGTCCGGAGCCCGACGGGCCAGGAATCCACCGCGGTGCAGTACACGTACGCGGAACATGCGGGGACCCAGGTGGCGGGGCTGCTGGCCTCGGCCTGGTGGCCGGAAAGCGGAGAGCGGGCCACGTATGCGTATAGCCACGAGGGGCAGCCTGCCTGGGTGGTGCACAAGAACGGCAGGCTGGTGAGCCGGAAGCTCCTGGGGCTGGATGACAGGCAGGAAGTCTATCTGACCCGGGATGAGGGCCCTGACCGGACCTATGTCGTCACCGCCGAGAACAACACCCGCAATCCCGAACTGCAGCCCATCTGCTACCCCGGCAGGTTCGGGGCTCCAGGGCTGTCCAACGACAACTGCAAGCCCACGCAGTCGCAGTATTTCGATGACTGGAATGCCGGGAGTGGAGGGGCCGTCGGTGGCTCCACCCACCTGAAGCGGGAGTTCGTGCTGAGGAACGTGCGGGAGCACGGCCCGATGCTGATGACGTCGAAGGAGACGTGCGACCCGACCCAGGGAAGCTGCCTGGGCATGCCCGCCGTGGTGGAACGCCAGTGGACCATTGGTACGAAGGCCGCGGGCACCTACGGCACGGCCTACGTCCCCAAGGGGGCGCAGGATGCCAATGGAAACTGGACGGCCTATGTGCACGAGCTGTCCAACGACGTGCCGTACTCGCTGGGCCTCCCCCCGCCGGAATTGACCGCGGTGCATGGGGGCGCCACCGACGAGGTGGGAAGCAATGCCCTGCGCAGCCAGTACTACAGCTACGAGTACGGTCCCGCGTACACACAGCAGGTCAAGAGTACCCGTGAGAAGTCCCTGCTGGCCTCCGGCTCGGAAACTCCCAACGAACGCACGACCACGTACCACTACGAACCGTCAACGAACCGCCTCAGGGCCACCATCAACAGCGGATACACCCATGAGTTCGTGGCCGGGAAGTGGGAACAGTCCTGGCAGTGGGCCTTCCGGTCCGTGGGCACCTTCTATCTGACGCACCGTACCTGTGGGCCGGGGGCAGGAGTGCCGGACACGCTCGGACGCACACTCGAAGTTCATGGGCCGTGTCTGGTCACCAACGAGAATGCGAGTGACTGCAGCGGCCAGGGCAGCCTCCCCATCACCCAGTACGAGTACTACCCACTGGAGGCTCCGGGCAACAACGCCAATCGGCTCAAGCGGAAGACTGTCTTCACGGGTGGCAAGTCGCTCAGTTGCGAGGGCACGCCAGGCCTGACGACGGAATATCTCGAGTACGACGCTCGCGGTCACGTGACGCGCAGCAGGGACGCCAATGGGGTGGAGACCACCTTCGCGTACGCCGGAGACCGACTGGTTTCCCGGACGACGGGAGATGCGACGCACTCGCAGACGACCGTGTATGGGTACGACACGGGGGAGGCGGGGGCTCAGCACAGCGACTACATCCGGCATCCAGACGGCCATTACGAGGTGCTGTGCTACCGGACCGGAACTCCCGGGCTCGCATGTGCGGGTGGCACCGTCACGGACAAGCTGCAGTGGAAGGCCCACTCCGCCTACCCCGACGGGCGCACGTGGACGGAGAAGGTGGTCTACGCCTACAGCCACGGTGCGCTCGCGAGCGAGAGCATTCTAGATGCGGCAGGCCAGGTCCGTCGCAAGCGTCGTTATGAGGTGGACCCCCTGGGCCGCACCACGTTCGAGGCCTGGGGACATGGGACGGGCAGCTTCGCCGCCACGGCGCGTTTCGACGCCGAAGGAAATCGGAAGGGGCAGGGACTGCCCTACAACACCGCTCCCGGTGCGAGCCTGCCTCCGGACTTCTGTGGTGGACCCGGGCCCTACAACCGGTCGCAGTCGCTGCTGTGCAACGAGTTCGTGTACGACCGACTCAACCGGCTGCTGGGCATGGTGGAGTTTCCGGCGGGTGGGGATGACGCTGCACGCATGTGCGTGGCCTACGACGCGCATGGAAATGTAGCGAACGTGAAGACGGGCTGCCCCGACAGTCCCCTCATCGGAGATTGCAGCGCCTGCACCCAGCCCGCGGTGAGCTTCCAGCACGACGACTTCGGCAACCTCATCTGGGTGACAGCCCCGTGGATGGACGATGGCGTGGGCGGCCCTGGCACGTCTCGCTACGAGTACGACGCGCAGGGCAACCTCACGCGCAAGCAGACGCCCGGCATGGGAGCGCAGCACGTGGAGTACACGTACGACAGCCTGGGCCGGATGCGCCGGGCCCTGTCGCGGCCAGCCGATGGGGGCAGCGAGCTTCTCTATTCGTTCGAGTATGACGGCACCTACCCGCAGCCCCCGACGGGCTGTCCGACGCCGCAGCAGGCTCGGACGCTGGGCCGGGTGCGACTGCGGAGCGACTCGTTCGGCGATACGTGGTTCACCTATGACGCGCTGGGGAACGTGACAGCTGCCTGGCGGAGCCGCGCGCAGAGCGGTGCCGCTGCCGGCAGCACCCCGTGCAGCGAGTCCTCCACGAACGACACACCCAACAGCCGGTACTCGTACTCTCGGGATGGGAGGCTGCTGAGTGAGACGTACCCGCATGGCCGCACCGTGCGGTACACGTACTACCCGGAAGGGAGTGGCCAGCCCTACCGGGTGCAGGCCGTCTCCGTGGATACGTGGGAGGGCTCGTCTGTCACGCCCACCACGCGCACGCTCATCCGCAACGTGCGCTGGGAGCCGTTTGGCGGGATGCGTGATTACGAGCTGGTGGCGCCGCTCGCGGCGGCTGGCAGCCAGCTCGCGAGCGTTGAGTACCTGCCGGGTGCGGCGGACACGTCCTCCGTCGTCCACTGTGGTGCGGCCGCGAGGCCGTCGGGCGACGACGGGACGGGGCGGTTGAGGGGACTGTGGGTGTCCGGCGTGGGCATGGGTACGGCGGAGGGCGGCCGCACGGGCGACCTCTTCCGGCGCCTGTACCGGTGGAAGGCAGACCAGCTCGTGGAGGAGAGCACCTGCCTGCTGCAGAACCGCGAGTTCGGCGGAGCCGCGGGGCCTGGAGCGCCGAGTACCGCGCGGTACCAGGCGCCAGATGGGAGCAACGGGTACGACGGGCGACTGCAGCTCCGGCATGCGACGCGGCCTGCAGGCCAGGCTGCTGCGAAGGGAGGAAGCTGGGGCCAGCGGCAGTACACCTATGACAGGCGTGGCAACCGTCTGACAGACCTGCAGGACTGCTGGAACTTCAAGAGCACCTACGGGACAGGGAGCGCGGTGGACAGGCTCCACCATCGGGGGTGGTCCTCCACGGCTTGCTCCAGCCCGGGGCAGCTGTCCTGCCCTGCGCAAGGCCCACGCTTCGGCTACAGCTACACGTACGACAGGGATGGGCGCATCACCGGAAAGTCCTGGCACTGGAGTGCCACCGACACGAGCCAGGTCGCCCATCGCCTGACGTTCGATGCGAGTGTCGATGGGGAGCATGCGGCGGTGGGCGCTGTGTATCGCGCGGTCTCGGCGCAGGGGAGCCTGCCGTACGAGTACTTCTATGACGCCAACGGGCGGCGTCGTCTCAAGCGCTACCCCACGGGGGCGGAGGACGAGTTCTTCTACGACGGGGACAAGTTGCTCGAGGACCGTGGAGTCTCAACGGTGGAGACCGGCACGCCCGACAGCCATCCCATCGATGAGTACGTGTGGCTGGATGGAAGGCCCGTGGCCTTCATCAAGTCCCGGTTCGATGCGAACTGGCAGCGCCAGCCGGACCTGCAGGGCGACTGCACGCGCAATGGCGAGGCGGCGCCCTGTGGCGTGTACTTCGTGGTGACGGACTATTTGAAGAAGCCCGTGCTGGTGCTGGACAGCTACCGGAGGGTGGCGGGCACTGCGGACTATGAGCCGTTCGGCCACGTCAACCGGGTGACGTACCTGGGCGATACGGGGGCGAGCTACGGGCCGAACAGCAACAAGGTCCTGGGCTACTTCAATCAGCCTCCGACCAACGGTACGACGGTGCGCCTGCGCGCCCAGTTCCACCTGGTGGATACCGAGAGCACCGCCTTCGACTACGCCTACCTGTCCACGGATGCAGACGCTCGCCTGGGCGAGCTGATTGGAGGCGAGGACCTGGGCCCGACGTGGAGTGGCTGGGTGCAGGTTCCGCAGAACGGGCGCGTCCACGCGCGCTTCCGTTCGGATGGGATCAACTGTAGTCCGAGTGGCCCTGCGGGCTGCAGCGCCAGTGGCTTCTATGACGGAGCGGTGCTTCAGGGCTACGAGTACCAGCGCTTCCAGTCCGGTGCTTCACCTGTGTGGACTCCGCTGCGCTTCCCGGGGCAGTACCACGATGTCGAGACGGACCTCTTTGAGAACTGGAATAGGTTCTATGATCCGAGCCTTGGGCGGTACTTAGGACCAGAACCAATGTACTCTACGGCGAGTTGGGTTGTGTCGCATATGGCTGCCGGGAACGCGCAACCAACTTACGCGTACGCTCTGAATGGTCCTGTTGCACGTGTTGATCCGGATGGCAATGAGGCGCTGGCTGCTCATGGGCTTGGTGCTTGCCTCGTCACGGCTCCATGCGCTGGTGCACTTGCGCTGTATAGTCCTTTCGTATTCGTGGCTGCTGCTGCCGGATTGGTGATGAATACAAATGCACCAGGCTATGCAGACGACGGCCCAGGGTGGGCGCGACGCTATAACCCCCATGCGCATTTGAACGAAAAGAAGGACGATGAGCCAGCGAAGCCCAAAGTCGAGCCTGGCGAAACAACTCCCGTTGCTGGAGGTGGAGCCAATGTCGACAGTGTTCCTGAGGGGGCCAGGGATTCGATACAGAGCTTCTCTGATCGGAGGGGGGTGCGAGTGACTCTGGTTGGATCCCGAGCCAAAGGAACTGCTGGTCCAGATTCAGACTGGGACTATGTGGTTGAGGGAAACAGCCGAGATCGTCAAAAGGCACGAAGCGAGTTGCCAAGGGGGCGTGCGGGTGGTGAAATTGGGCCCCGTGGCGAAACTGGAATAGACGTGTTCAACGGCAACAAGGAAGCAGTTGATACTAGCCGCCCATATATTCAGTTCAGGCCGAAGAACCCAAAGAACAGGTAG